From Ascaphus truei isolate aAscTru1 chromosome 17, aAscTru1.hap1, whole genome shotgun sequence, the proteins below share one genomic window:
- the RBM15B gene encoding putative RNA-binding protein 15B, giving the protein MKRQSERGEPGRAKRGRERREEAGGAHHKSSGRRERPNQTPGASSSSARRPREAPRPLLLPPPTEAPGLEYKTLLVSNLGSTLPEALVEDGLFRHFQRFGDISVKLSHTPELGRVAYINFRRPAEARQARHAKLRPLLYNRPLRIEPVFTQQPRRPEPTPLALTALPSYPRTTSPRHLLLPAPSASAAASGDGYYPPYEERARGATYGTGSATEDEQLAPEDDHRATRNLFIGNLDHSVSELELRRAFDKYGPIEEVVIKRPARGMGAAYAFLMFHNLDMAHRAKLAMSGRLLGRNAMKIGYGKVNPSTRLWVGGLGPSTSLAALAREFDRFGSIRTVDYVKGDSFAYIQYESLDAAQAACTQMRGFPLGGPDRRLRVDFANVTPEEAAAAAARYAHLQPTPYPLPLPYELLQTEAYSRHRAALEPDLRVRDRTPPHLLYSDRERPFVEAGWVNAERRSIGQGARSRSGDRGGGGGGGNSSKTREERRRRRSLSGERGRSRAERSPERSRREPPERDPGTPPTPQHNHRPPPQDKPRPPTPEPPQPRRNHHPRPPEPPADSRQSPGGEKGRTLPPVWCGHLVLKNSCFPTYLHFLEGDRDVPGALLRERTAAGGSSLAQLKIAQRLRLDQPKLEEVTRRVRQGTAGGHAVLLATQAPQTEGAVPGEPGLQRRLLRNLVSYLKQKQAAGVISLPVGGGGKGRDPSGMLYAFPPCDFHQLYQQSAQRTVGKLEEHMIIVLVKDGA; this is encoded by the coding sequence ATGAAACGGCAGAGCGAGCGCGGAGAGCCGGGCCGAGCAAAGAGAggccgggagaggagagaggaggccgGGGGGGCGCATCACAAGAGCTCGGGGAGGCGGGAGAGGCCTAACCAGACCCCCGGGGCCTCCTCCTCTTCCGCCCGGCGGCCCCGGGAAGCCCCACGACCTCTCCTACTACCGCCCCCCACTGAGGCCCCGGGGCTGGAGTATAAGACCCTGCTGGTCAGTAACCTGGGGTCCACCTTACCGGAGGCGCTGGTGGAGGATGGCCTGTTTCGACACTTCCAGCGCTTTGGGGACATCAGCGTCAAGTTGTCGCACACCCCAGAGCTGGGCCGCGTGGCCTACATCAACTTTCGCAGGCCGGCAGAGGCTCGACAGGCCCGGCACGCCAAGCTCCGCCCGCTGCTGTACAACCGCCCGCTACGTATTGAGCCGGTGTTCACCCAGCAGCCCCGCCGGCCCGAGCCAACTCCGCTGGCCCTCACTGCCCTGCCCAGCTACCCCCGCACCACCTCCCCGCGACACCTGCTGCTGCCTGCCCCTTCCGCCTCGGCGGCGGCCTCCGGGGATGGCTACTACCCGCCGTACGAGGAGAGGGCTCGGGGGGCCACCTACGGGACAGGCAGCGCGACTGAGGACGAGCAGCTGGCCCCAGAGGACGATCACCGGGCCACACGCAATCTATTCATTGGGAACCTGGACCACAGCGTTTCGGAGCTCGAGCTGAGGAGGGCGTTTGACAAGTACGGCCCCATCGAGGAGGTTGTTATCAAGAGGCCGGCAAGGGGCATGGGGGCGGCTTATGCCTTTCTCATGTTCCATAACCTGGACATGGCTCACCGGGCCAAGCTAGCCATGAGCGGCCGCCTGCTGGGCCGCAACGCCATGAAGATCGGCTATGGCAAAGTCAACCCCAGTACGCGACTCTGGGTGGGAGGGTTGGGGCCCAGCACCTCGCTGGCTGCACTGGCTCGGGAGTTTGACCGTTTTGGGAGCATTCGCACCGTGGACTATGTGAAGGGTGACAGCTTTGCCTACATCCAGTACGAGAGCCTTGACGCTGCGCAGGCCGCCTGCACGCAGATGAGGGGTTTCCCGCTGGGGGGGCCCGACCGCAGACTCCGAGTGGACTTTGCCAATGTGACCCCAGAGGAGGCAGCAGCGGCTGCGGCCCGTTACGCGCACCTCCAGCCCACCCCATACCCGCTGCCTCTGCCCTACGAGCTGCTGCAGACAGAGGCGTACAGCCGGCATCGGGCAGCACTGGAACCAGACCTGAGGGTGAGGGACCGGACCCCCCCACACCTGCTCTACTCTGATCGAGAGAGGCCCTTCGTGGAGGCCGGCTGGGTAAACGCTGAAAGACGAAGCATTGGgcagggggcacggagcaggagTGGGGatcgtggggggggaggaggaggtgggaacaGCTCAAAgacgagggaggagaggaggcggCGGCGCAGCCTgtcaggggagagggggaggagcagAGCAGAAAGGAGCCCAGAGAGGTCCAGGAGGGAACCCCCAGAGAGAGACCCTGGTACCCCACCCACTCCCCAACACAACCACCGCCCCCCGCCCCAGGACAagccccggccccccacccctgagcccccccagccccgcaggaatcaccacccccgcccccccgagCCTCCCGCAGATAGCAGACAGTcccctgggggagagaagggacggACGCTGCCGCCTGTCTGGTGCGGGCACCTAGTACTGAAGAACAGCTGCTTTCCCACCTACCTGCACTTCTTGGAGGGTGACCGTGACGTGCCTGGTGCCCTGCTCAGAGAACGCACTGCAGCTGGGGGGAGCAGCCTAGCACAGCTCAAGATCGCCCAACGACTCCGGCTGGACCAGCCCAAACTGGAGGAGGTGACCCGCCGGGTGAGGCAGGGCACTGCCGGGGGCCACGCCGTACTCCTCGCCACTCAAGCACCGCAGACAGAGGGGGCAGTTCCTGGGGAGCCGGGATTACAGAGACGCCTGCTCAGGAACCTGGTCTCCTATCTGAAGCAGAAGCAGGCGGCCGGCGTCATCAGCCTGCCAGTGGGAGGGGGCGGCAAGGGCAGGGACCCCAGTGGCATGCTCTATGCATTCCCACCATGCGACTTCCACCAGTTGTACCAGCAGAGTGCCCAGCGTACTGTAGGCAAGCTGGAAGAACACATGATCATTGTGCTGGTGAAAGACGGTGCTTGA